The nucleotide sequence TAAGAAGAGAGAGGCGGAATTGGAAGAAGCTCGTGCAAAGAAGAATAATTGAGAGGGGATCGAAGGGTGTATATAGGTGTTTCTTTgataaataaaattgtttgtgtttgattGTCATTGTAGAGGGTGTGGCTAATGAGCCTACACTTTAAGAGACATATCAATTCTACAGATTCTGATCACTTGTCTATGTACTTTGATATTGGTGTAAGGTTTCAGATAACATGTTTGAATCACAAGCGACAGCGACTTCAAATCGTTACATTTTGTTCATCATGGTTCAACTTGAAGGGTTCACCGAATACTTGATTCCAGCTTGTCGCCATATACCGCAAACTTCAAACGAAAACTGCTAACTATCATAATTAAGTGCAATCGGACCACTTCTTCTCTCTAGTTTTATTATGATCCATACTTGATGACCACCCATGTATTTAGGAGAACGTGGGTATGTGTGGCGATTATATGCAGTACCGCCAACCTTAATTCCGACTATCGCCCCTTTTCTTATCGCGgaattttgataaatagcaaacaacaaactaGCCTAGAATTTTGACACACTGCTTTTCACCACAAGTGTTGCTACTCCGATGAAGTCTGCAAATAGTGTCAAGGTAACTCCAAACAGGAACAGGGTGGTGTTTGTTTTCGTTgttatcaactttatcataAGTCTGCTATTTTTAGCTCACCTTCATCATATTATCAATCTAAATGAGTTGTTGGGGTTTACGTCTACAACACCTGtgattttccaaaactcAGATGATCTGTATATTCTTGATGTTTCATTAAATAGCTGCATAGCTTACAATTATAGAAAGCCTGATTGTGGAAAACCTAAGAGTAATGATGGTAAATTAGGCGATTTGACTGCGTATGGAGCAGATTGGACTAGATTGGATAAAGATTTATGTCTTGGATTATCTTGGTTTAGAAGGGAAGTGTTGTGGGTGAAGAGAATTAATCATGATAATTACCGCAAATTACTTGACAGGACGCATTTATCGGATGAAgtggttgttgatatttctGTACTGGACCCTGAAAATAATATCAACGTTTTAACCAAAGATGAGTTATCTAAGAGTGGATGGGAGTATAGATCGAATGGTGTTTGGTTAAAATATGGCTCCCACAAAAGCAAGGATGCAGTTGCTGATATTAATGTATTATTTGGAGAGGATGCAATTGATCCAAGaccaaattggaattttgTGGAGTCCTCAATTAAGGATGCTTGCACTGCAGTTGGATATTCTGCCTTTTTAACATTCCGTCGAGGACCTAAGCTTGACTACAAGAAACACTACAATAAACCTTTGGTAATGAATGATAACGATGAGTTCAAGATACTACAAGTTGCAGATTTACATTTCTCTACTGGAATTGGGGTGTGTTTCAACGCAGAACCTCCATCTTCGACAATTGGGTGCCATGCTGACCCCAGGACATTAAAGTTTATCGAAAAGGTTCTTGATATTGAACAACCAGATTTGGTTGTATTATCAGGTGATCAAATATTTGGATTAACTGCACCAGACACGGAAACTGCTGCTTTGAAAGCATACAGCCCTTTCATTAAACGTAAAATACCATTTGCTGCAGTGTTGGGAAATCATGATGCAGAAGGATCATTAGCAGCCAAAGAgttgatgcaattgtttTCTGATCTCCCTTATagtgttggtgttgttggGCCCGAATCAATTGACGGGTTTGGAAATTATGTCACAACTGTGCAAGGTAAATCCAACACATCAGTAGCATTGgcattttattttgttgattcgCATGATTACAGTCAGAACAAGGAGGAGTATCCTGGTTATGATTGGATTAAAGAGAGCCAATTGAACTATATGAAAGAACAAGCAGAATCGATTAAAGATGGAGTTGTggaatttgaaaaggagAAAGTTAAACAAAATGGAGTaatcaaaaccaagaaACATTTGTCAATGGCATTTTTCCATATTCCATTACCCGAGTTCAAAAACACTACGGAGACATTAGTTGGTACACCTAGAGAAGATAGTGGATCTCCATTATACAATTCTGGTGCACGAGATGCATTCCAAAAAATTGGCGTTAAAGCGATAAGTATTGGACATGATCATTGTAATGACTACTGTTTATTGGATAAACGTCAATCACCTACTgaagaaaatcaaatatgGTTATGTTATGCTGGAGGTGTTGGATTAGGTGGCTATGGGTGTAGTGGGTAtgaaagaagaacaagaacatACGTGTTTAACACGGCAAAAGGTGAAATTAAATCATGGAAAAGAGCTGAAAATGAGCCAGCAGAGAAGATTGACGAACAGGTCTTGGTCTCTGGAGGTGTTCTTGGAAATTGGTTCTAAAGTTAGAGTAGACTGACAACAGATTCTTTTAATAAAATATTTATTCCCTACATTTGTAGAAATTTACATTATAAATTTTTTAGACCAACTGAGTCGGTACTGTCGTGTAAGTTGTTTTGTATCCATTTTCCTCAATCTGATGGGTGTGGATCTAGATTACAAAATAAGTGTGGGTTGGgttacaaaagaaagagattATTATTAAAcattcattgttgaaacatAATAAAACGAAAATGAATTTCTGATTTTGCGACACACAACTTCATACAAAATATATCTCTCGCGTCATAAGTTTGTACAACTCAATTGATACTATCAAGAAAATGTCTTGGAAGTACTTTCAGGTATTAGATCTTAGCAGCAGAACGTACTACTAACTGACAAAGGAACCCCTATAATAATGAGCATGCCGATAAAGGATTCAACTGATGATCAAATTCACACGATTGAGAAGAATGAATTCAAGGAATTAAAAGCATGGTTAGCCAAGtcaaattgtcaacattTATTGCAGAAGTTCATCGATAACGGTATCACGACTGACCTCTTACCTGAATTGGATTCATACAGCttgaaagaaattggtGTTAGCAAATTAGGAGATCGTTTACGATTAGAAATCGCTATTAATGCATTGaaagttgataatttgaagaattatATCGATATTAGTGAATTATATAAACGATTAAACTTGGAATTGGCTACGACAACACCAGCTACTGGAAATGAAATTTACAATATAAGTTCAACAAACTTATCAGGATTAAACAGTGAGACAACCTTGCCACAACTAAGTAGcctcaatttgaataacttgaacaatcaacaattacCACTGCTGCGACTGCAACTGCAGTTACAACAACCCCCCGCCCCTAACAAGGATTCTAAAAAAACAATCACATTTATATTACAAGATGGAAGTGTTAAACGAGTCAATATCACTGGTTGTTTCAATGCACAAGCCATTAAACGAAAGATTGCCAAAAAATTGGGCTTTAAATCACATACAAATCAGTTTGATACTTATATTCATTCTCCGTATAATGATTTCAGAAACAAAGATGTACAAGGTACTGATTCTTCAGTGGTGCTTTTgtatgatgttgaattggtGACCATTTGTTACTCGCCTGACCGAATGGAAAAGCATAGGATAATATTGGTTCCCAAGGGTgaaacaccaacaaaagcGGCTATTGATGCGTCAGAATTGATTATGCAAAAGTACGAAGGAACGAATGGACGACACACAACTCAAGAACTAGGAGGTATGCCATCTTCGTCGAATGATCATGCAAGACCAAATATGAGAAATTTCTTTGGCCAAAGGCCTCCTAgtgaattgatttcatcaaacttgGCTGAATATTTCCCTgacacaaaacaaaaggattTGGAGAAAACAGTGAGAAATTCAGTTCGACATAGTGTGAGGTTGAGTAGACGACTCAATTTACCAGTGGGGACATTTTCCTCTAGTTCAGTGGCATTGAATCCAAGAGCTTCAATGATGAGTAATTCTACTGGTTTGATGTCACATCGAACAATGAGTATATCTTCAGGTGaccaatttggatttggcAATGGAGGACTTGGTCTTGGTGGGCTAAGAAGAGACCATCTCCCTCATCGAACTGTTGGTGATATCATGGTCAATAATATATCtgctattgatgaagcCGTTGTGACTAGTGATACATCTAGTATGTTCAGTAAACccacaaatcaatttcagaaTCAACATCAAGTTGCAGGACTAGGAGCAAATGCTTCGGGATCTCCTCCAATAAACTCACAAATTTCACGAGTGACACCGTATAATCAAGATGCTCGTTCTATGCTTAGTAATGCTAGTGGTAACGCGTTGCATCGGGTATCATACTGTCTTCCAGAATCTGATTTTGAAGGTAgtggtgttgttgaaaatcgTCGACATTCTACTATACAATTATTGGATACTAATATGTCTGATGAAGAGCTAGAAggaattgatgatgatatagCTGAAGAAATGGAAACTAACGGATTTACAAATGGTGTTCCTGAGAATTGGTTGAAGGGTGCCAAGATTGGATCGGGTAGTTTTGGTACCGTTTATCTTGGTATGAATCCATTTACAGGTGAATTAATGGCAGTTAAGCAAATACCTTTGCACAATAATAAGATTAAGTTGatggaacaacaacagaagcTGACACAAAAGGTTAATGTTGGAGAAAGTAAGGACAAATCTcaacatcaccaccaccaccatcatcagcagcagcagcagcagcacAAAGGCAAAGGGCACGATACGCCTTCACGAACAGCTACTCctgtttcaattgattccCAACAGGAACCGAATTCACAATACCCTGCTCCCCCTCCTTTACCACAGAAGGATACGTCAACACCAACCCCAATTCTGCAAAAGATTGCTGATCAAGAAAGAGAAATGATGCTATTGAAAGATTTAAATCATGAAAATATAGTACGATATTTTGGGAGTTCAAGTGACGAAAACTATCTCAACATCTTCCTTGAGTATGTTCCTGGTGGTTCAGTACaaacaatgttgaattcaTATGGACCATTTGAAGAACCATTGATTCGTAATTTCATTAGACAGGTTTTAATTGGATTAAATTATCTTCATGGAGAAGATATCATTCATCGAGATATTAAAGGAGCCAATATTCTAATTGATATAAAAGGAACTGTCAAAATCGGAGACTTTGGGATATCGAAAAAAGTCAGtactattgatgaagaagatgaaaatttgaaaaaaaatggtAAAAGAGCATCATTGCAAGGTTCAGTATTTTGGATGGCACCAGAGGTTGTTAAACAGACTACGTACACTAAAAAAGCAGATATTTGGTCTGTTGGAAGTTTGATTGTGGAAATGTTTACTGGCAAACATCCATATCCTGAATTAAGCCAAATGCAAgcattgttcaaaattggtaATCATATACCACCAACTATACCTGAATGGTGCACTGAAGAAGCTAGAGCGTTTTTAGAAAAGACATTTGAATTACATTATGCTAAAAGACCACATGCAAGTGAATTATTAAATgatccatttttgaatgcATTGATTATGTCAAAGCAGTGACTTATATGAATAGAGAAATAGGACTGTTTTACTTTCATAAGTGTGTAAATAAGTGAGCAGTTATATTGTATACGTTTAGTTTTCAGCCGTATCATTGTTGAGTATACCATGAATTTCTAATGATGATAAACGATGTTTATGATTGAAGTGGGGAATGGTAATGTCGTAATAAATATGAAAAATAACACGACACTGCAACtcctctttttttttttcttttgttgtctTGATGacaatacaaacaatgtACATGTACTTTGTgtgaatcatcaatcatcaatttaaTCATCAATCCATTCAGCTGACCAAGAAAATATTATCCCAACACCATCAGTaatataataataatatcaaACATCCTTTTCCAAGATTGCGTCATTATATTACAATTATAACCACAACGTTTTAATCAACATTTTTACAAAAACCTCCAACCGAGCAGTACCAATTTTCAGTTTAACCACTCCCTATAATACCCCACACATAACATAACATCTCTATTAATGGAAATCCCATTAAAGTCACAACCAAAAGTATCAACGGTAAATctaattgatgattcaaaGTTCCATATTGACAGCAACAATAATCATTCAAATAGTAGGCAAAACTCACAGACAGCCCATGAAGGACGACAACTGCAACAGCAAACTGATTCCGAACAACGTCACGCCCATAAGTCTGGTTTAGATTATCAAAAATCACGCCATACTAGCGTTGCAGGACCATTTGGCAAACTAGAAACAGCAACCCCAACCACAGGCTTTCGCAAAAGTGAGTACAGGCGGTCTAGAGGGTTTTCGGAAACTGAAAAGAATAATTTCGATCTGGAAACTGGTCATCGTATCTATCAAGATGGAACAATAAGACCGCAAACCGTGAGACAAGAATCTTCAACTGAGTTTCAACCATATAATGAAGGCGATAATGACAACAACGGTAGTAACAAATTGCATGCACGATCACATGACAGTAGCATAGATGTAATGAACTACACTCGAGGTCTAGAGGATGAGTACATCCCAGGGTTGGATTTTTCTGATATGGTTTACAAATGGAACAACAATTCTGACTTGGACTTGACAAGAACACGTACCACTACCAGTACTATGAGTGCTTACACGACTCAGTCAAATACACCTAGAAGCCACAATGCTTCatatttggatttgaatcTTTTGCATGCACAGGTTGCTCCACAACCCATACGACACAATAGTCAAATACCGTCCAAACATTCATATTCGAAATTGCATGATTATATGAAGATGAAACGTCCGGGACATGAGGGGCAATCAACGGGCCCCAAAGATACGGAAGTATTGAAGCTTAAACAACTTGCAGAGCAGGTTGAAACACCTAGTCATAGTCCAAAACGAGAAACATCTGGAAGTGGATTGCTGATgagaaaatcaaagaagcaaaaagCATCATCTACAGCATTGGATTCACAGCCTGGTAGTGGTGGagatgttgattttgaagctATTCTACACAGTTTACcaccaaatttcaatgatttaCCATATTCACAACGTAAAAAGGTTGTGCGAAACTTTTCCGAAAGTGTTGATTATTCTCaattttcattatttgCTAAAAATTACTTGAATGGAGGAGGAGGCTTTGGGTCATTTGGATCTAGTAAGACTCCGAAAAGTGATGGTGGTTTTGGATCAAATGATAATAGTTTCACCAAGAAGCAGCGTGTTGGTAGTGTAAACACTTTGGCTGGTAGACTTCTTGCCAGAACATCAACCACTGATATAAAAAAGTTGCAAgaaatgaatcaaaaatacaatgttgatgaaagaGGTGCGATAGTGATGGAACATGAGTTGGGAAAATGTATTGGGTATGGAGCCTGGGGAACTATACGTGAATGCGTTGATAAGAAGGGAAATATCAGAGCAATGAAGATTGTCAAATCGACACGAGATTTCGAGTTTAGTTGTCCTGGAAGTAGAAGAAATTCTCGAGTGGATATGCCTAATGTAACCACCAATCCAAAAGTGTTGGAAGttttcaagaaagaaatatccatttggaaacaattgcatcatGATAATATACTTCCATTGATTGATCACTTTGAAACTGAAGATACAATTTTCTGTTTGATGGATAGAATAGAAGGTGGAACCTTGTTTGATGTGGTTACAATGTGGGGTCAATTTAATGGTGGATTACATACGCATTCGGGCCCAATAAACTTCCTGATTGAGAAGCAAAGACAAAGAATGAATGAAATTATTGATTACACAAGACAAGTCGTTACTGCTTTGTTGTACATGCATGAAGAAAAGGGAATTGTTCATGGGGATattaaattggaaaatgtcTTGGTAAGAAGAGATAAAGATGATCATTGTAAAATGATTTTATGTGATTTTGGAATGGCTAGAATTTACAGTATGCGAATAAGCAGAAAGAATTCAATGAAGTATCCCCTCAAGATGGGTAGTAATAGAAGACGGTCACCGCcaccaacttcatcaccacAACTATTATCACCAGaagatgataatgatgatatGGATACTTTGATGATTAGAAGTAAGTCATCAAATACAGAAAATAGAAAACCTTATCCTGGAGGAGGTGATGGAGCAAACGCTAGAACATTGGATTATTTGATAAACGATGATTCGCAAATTGGTGTATCTAATTTCTTCAAGACCCATGGTCCGTCTATACAATCAGTGCATTTAACCCCTGTTTCATCTGAAGGTATATCACCGACCACATCTGAtcacaaattgaatcagaCTGCGCGTAATACTAGTAATAACGActgttttgaatttagtaAGAAATGGTTATCGTCACAAGCAAATAATGATAATGGTAACAACAGTGGAGGAGTTGGTTCTGATTTACCTCATTCGCACATCGGTTCATTACCATATGCCTCTCCTGAGTTGTTACAACCTAGTCCACCACCATTGGGTCCACTGGCTGATGTATGGGCCTTGGGTGTGTTGATGTATGCCATGTGTGTGGGTAAATTACCATTCCAGCATCAATATGAGCCACGATTAAGAGCCATGATAACTGCTGGTAAGTATAATAAAGCAGAATTAAGAAAAGCATGTTTAATGGAATGGGTGTTAAAAGATGAATCAAAGAGTAAAGAAGGACTGAGTGGCAAGAATTCAAAAGAGTCGTTGAATAGGAttgatgaaggtgaagagGAAGCTGATTCGAAAGATGATGTTGAGGATGAAAGTATACCAGCAGCATTAATGATGCAATCCCCATCAATGGTTGATTTAAAAAgacaagaagaattgaacCAATTACGCGATGATTGGAAACTGTATAAACTGAGCGAAGTATTTCCTGAATTTACTAAAGTTtatgatattgttgttggatgtTTAGAAACGAATATAACTAAACGATGGGATACGCAAATGATTTACGATTATTTAAGCTAATGGAGCTTTAGCAGGGTTTTttaaaataataataatggGAAGTTAAAAGGTGTTAATCTTTTATATCTACAAATTTTACGTTAATAAACGAGGTAACGAGTATGACCaaacaaaaccaatcaTTCGCTGAGTAGAAacaaaggaagaaaaaaaaaactgtAGTAAAATACACTGGTGGCTcattgtaaaaaaaaatacatttATTTGAGTCTAcacaatttccaaagtttAGTTTATTTAAATGGATTTGTGTTGGATCCATTTACAGAGCCAGCCTCTGAAGTAGAAGTattactactactactactactcTTAGACACCTCCAATACGATTTTTCCTTGGGCTGTACCACTTtctaatttttcaatagcttcattcaattgatcaaatggccaaattgaatcgataaaaattttcacttCACCATTACCAACTAAGTCTCTAGCTTCATCAATCCAACCGGCATTATTGTCCAACAACATTAATTCATAAGTATAATTCAAAAATCCCAACTTTGAACCAATTGTTCTTGTAACTGATTTGGCACCACCGAGAAGCGCAGCTAACCCGGTTCCTGGCGCATCTCCAACAATGGTATTGTAAACACCTCCTTTTCTTAAAATCGTGTTGATTTCAGGGAACAAATCACTTCCACCCCAACAATCAATAATGTAGTCGAATTGTCCAGTAGATTTAACACTTTCTAATACTGGTGTTAATAAATTGGGGTTTTTACGATAATCAATTTGAGACGTGGCACCCAAACTTTGAATCAAGTCGGAAGTTCTAGCGGAATTGGTGGTGACAACTTCTTTTGCGCCACCATTTCTAGCTAATTGAACAGCATATCTACCAACTGAAGTACCAGCACCAATGACAAGGACTTTACTTTGGGGAAATTTGATTCCACCTCTCGAACACATTTGCATGGCTGTCCCCAAAACCAATGGAAATGAAGAAGCTTGAGCAACATCGATATTTGCTGGTTTATTGGTAATGGGTGAATTCTTAGGATCCACTAATAAATACTCAGCAGCTGATCCTTTACTAAACATCGGAGTATAGATACCTTCAGCATAAtcaccaattttcaaattggtctTGGTTCCTTCACCGATTGATAAAACTTCACCACCAAAATCACGACCAAAGCCTTGCTTGGAGTTGAACAAACCAATAAATGATGGTTTAACTTTGTATAATTTGTAATCGACGGGATTTAAGGATGCatagttgattttgagtAAAATTTTGCCTGGTGGGGCAATGTATCCCTGACCCAGGGGGTTTTTCActaaatcaattgtttcttcaacaactttgatTGGGTTGTTTCCATTCTTGTAAGCATAAGCCTTATAAGTAAGTTTAGGTTGAGATAAAGacatttcttcaacagcTTTAGTTGTATAAAAAGAAGGCGAGTCTTAAAAAAAGATGgcaaaattaaattatGTCATatataaatttgaaatttgctTCTTTATAGTTTTTTAGTTTCTTGATAGAGGAAAAGGAAGGGGGTGGGGGTGGAATTGCGGATGCtaaaagaaagaagaaatttgcCGTTCCAttatttttccaattaaaacaaaagaagagcAAAAAAGTAACCGAAACATCTGTTTTTAAAACTTTAAGTTGGTTTTTTAGGCCTTCTTCTTCGGCTGTggcaaaaagaaaagaggCTTCCGACCCGTTAGAGGTCCACTGGAGGCAATATGTACTGTTGAGGTAATGTGATAAAATAATATGTCAGACATTTTGagctttgttttttttcctctggtttttgttttttgttttttgtgtgctgttgttgttgtactTTGAAAACCAAAGCAAGCTCTTTGGAAGTCAATGATATTGAACTATGATTTTTCATAACCATGCTAGGCCCATCGCACTGTTTCTATGGGCTGTTAGATGAAGTTCATTCGAATATGTAGTTGGTTTGACAAAAGTAAAATTATTCTTATATCACATGAGCTGATCCTTTTTAGACTAAAAATTAGTTTTTGTTCACAGATTAATGCAAAATGTTGGTGAATAATAATGCAACTACTACGGATAAACAAACCAATTCCTTAAAGAATCTAGGTTATTTTAAGATACGTCAGTATTTTAAAAGCTTTCATCAAAAGTGCCTACTCAACCTAAATATTACTCGTTGTCTTTATAGAGATCTAGAAAGTATCACCTAACACACAGTGTCAAAACATATGTATTTTTGACTTTAACTATTTGCGACACTCAGGGGCGCCAATTTATCCAATGTCGCAACTTGTGAAATACACGACAATTCCCCAATTGAGTtaaaaagtttttgttgtttatgcTTCCATAT is from Candida orthopsilosis Co 90-125, chromosome 1 draft sequence and encodes:
- a CDS encoding DNA repair exonuclease; its protein translation is MKSANSVKVTPNRNRVVFVFVVINFIISSLFLAHLHHIINLNELLGFTSTTPVIFQNSDDSYILDVSLNSCIAYNYRKPDCGKPKSNDGKLGDLTAYGADWTRLDKDLCLGLSWFRREVLWVKRINHDNYRKLLDRTHLSDEVVVDISVSDPENNINVLTKDELSKSGWEYRSNGVWLKYGSHKSKDAVADINVLFGEDAIDPRPNWNFVESSIKDACTAVGYSAFLTFRRGPKLDYKKHYNKPLVMNDNDEFKILQVADLHFSTGIGVCFNAEPPSSTIGCHADPRTLKFIEKVLDIEQPDLVVLSGDQIFGLTAPDTETAALKAYSPFIKRKIPFAAVLGNHDAEGSLAAKELMQLFSDLPYSVGVVGPESIDGFGNYVTTVQGKSNTSVALAFYFVDSHDYSQNKEEYPGYDWIKESQLNYMKEQAESIKDGVVEFEKEKVKQNGVIKTKKHLSMAFFHIPLPEFKNTTETLVGTPREDSGSPLYNSGARDAFQKIGVKAISIGHDHCNDYCLLDKRQSPTEENQIWLCYAGGVGLGGYGCSGYERRTRTYVFNTAKGEIKSWKRAENEPAEKIDEQVLVSGGVLGNWF
- a CDS encoding Yim1 protein (protein similar to protease of inner membrane), coding for MSLSQPKLTYKAYAYKNGNNPIKVVEETIDLVKNPSGQGYIAPPGKILLKINYASLNPVDYKLYKVKPSFIGLFNSKQGFGRDFGGEVLSIGEGTKTNLKIGDYAEGIYTPMFSKGSAAEYLLVDPKNSPITNKPANIDVAQASSFPLVLGTAMQMCSRGGIKFPQSKVLVIGAGTSVGRYAVQLARNGGAKEVVTTNSARTSDLIQSLGATSQIDYRKNPNLLTPVLESVKSTGQFDYIIDCWGGSDLFPEINTILRKGGVYNTIVGDAPGTGLAALLGGAKSVTRTIGSKLGFLNYTYELMLLDNNAGWIDEARDLVGNGEVKIFIDSIWPFDQLNEAIEKLESGTAQGKIVLEVSKSSSSSSNTSTSEAGSVNGSNTNPFK
- a CDS encoding Ste11 protein (protein similar to S. cerevisiae Ste11p), producing MSMPIKDSTDDQIHTIEKNEFKELKAWLAKSNCQHLLQKFIDNGITTDLLPELDSYSLKEIGVSKLGDRLRLEIAINALKVDNLKNYIDISELYKRLNLELATTTPATGNEIYNISSTNLSGLNSETTLPQLSSLNLNNLNNQQLPSSRSQSQLQQPPAPNKDSKKTITFILQDGSVKRVNITGCFNAQAIKRKIAKKLGFKSHTNQFDTYIHSPYNDFRNKDVQGTDSSVVLLYDVELVTICYSPDRMEKHRIILVPKGETPTKAAIDASELIMQKYEGTNGRHTTQELGGMPSSSNDHARPNMRNFFGQRPPSELISSNLAEYFPDTKQKDLEKTVRNSVRHSVRLSRRLNLPVGTFSSSSVALNPRASMMSNSTGLMSHRTMSISSGDQFGFGNGGLGLGGLRRDHLPHRTVGDIMVNNISAIDEAVVTSDTSSMFSKPTNQFQNQHQVAGLGANASGSPPINSQISRVTPYNQDARSMLSNASGNALHRVSYCLPESDFEGSGVVENRRHSTIQLLDTNMSDEELEGIDDDIAEEMETNGFTNGVPENWLKGAKIGSGSFGTVYLGMNPFTGELMAVKQIPLHNNKIKLMEQQQKSTQKVNVGESKDKSQHHHHHHHQQQQQQHKGKGHDTPSRTATPVSIDSQQEPNSQYPAPPPLPQKDTSTPTPISQKIADQEREMMLLKDLNHENIVRYFGSSSDENYLNIFLEYVPGGSVQTMLNSYGPFEEPLIRNFIRQVLIGLNYLHGEDIIHRDIKGANILIDIKGTVKIGDFGISKKVSTIDEEDENLKKNGKRASLQGSVFWMAPEVVKQTTYTKKADIWSVGSLIVEMFTGKHPYPELSQMQALFKIGNHIPPTIPEWCTEEARAFLEKTFELHYAKRPHASELLNDPFLNALIMSKQ